The proteins below come from a single Streptomyces sp. MRC013 genomic window:
- a CDS encoding protein kinase encodes MSQDGAQGRYAGGSVANGRYQLRDLLGEGGMASVYLAYDSALDRQVAIKTLHTELGREQSFRERFRREAQAVAKLQHTNIVSVFDTGEDTVVFSDPSMGEGGVMPYIVMEYVEGRPLGSVLADDVRQYGAMPADKALKVTADVLAALETSHEMGLVHRDIKPGNVMVTKRGVVKVMDFGIARAMQSGVTSMTQTGMVVGTPQYLSPEQALGRGVDARSDLYSVGIMLFQLLTGRLPFDADSPLAIAYAHVQEEPVAPSSVNRSITPAMDALVARALKKNPNERFPSAAAMRDECLRVLSAGRAGAPVIVPGAPVSSGAGVGSTVFPPLDQSHADPAAQGVRTPYQAPAPSPYGPPTPAPAPAPAAYGYPHQPTAPAPAYQTSAPYQPAATGGAGDGGGRRNTPLLVGAIVAALVAVGGTITALAFDKEDPSGTTVAGTQPSAGAGTGTEGADYKGPDLSKRIETKECTDPGEGDDPEKFKVPDFRYRNITSVKECIQAAGWKITKEIRVDENVYGDGTVLTQYPPQDTEINADEAGFTLEVSTGRGQR; translated from the coding sequence ATGAGCCAGGACGGCGCACAGGGCCGCTATGCGGGCGGTTCGGTGGCGAACGGTCGCTACCAGCTGCGCGACCTGCTCGGTGAAGGCGGCATGGCCTCGGTGTACCTGGCGTACGACAGCGCCCTGGACCGGCAGGTCGCCATCAAGACCCTCCACACGGAACTCGGCCGAGAGCAGTCGTTCCGCGAGCGGTTCCGGCGCGAGGCCCAGGCCGTCGCGAAGCTCCAGCACACCAACATCGTGTCGGTCTTCGACACCGGCGAGGACACGGTCGTCTTCAGCGACCCCTCGATGGGCGAGGGCGGCGTCATGCCGTACATCGTCATGGAGTACGTGGAGGGCCGGCCGCTCGGCTCGGTGCTGGCGGACGACGTCCGGCAGTACGGCGCGATGCCCGCCGACAAGGCCCTGAAGGTGACCGCGGACGTGCTGGCCGCGCTGGAGACCAGCCACGAGATGGGCCTAGTCCACCGCGACATCAAGCCGGGCAACGTGATGGTGACCAAGCGCGGCGTCGTCAAGGTCATGGACTTCGGCATCGCCCGCGCCATGCAGTCGGGCGTCACGTCGATGACGCAGACCGGCATGGTCGTCGGCACGCCGCAGTACCTGTCGCCCGAGCAGGCCCTCGGCCGCGGCGTCGACGCCCGCTCCGACCTGTACTCGGTCGGCATCATGCTGTTCCAGCTGCTGACCGGGCGGCTGCCGTTCGACGCCGACTCGCCGCTGGCCATCGCGTACGCGCACGTGCAGGAGGAGCCGGTCGCGCCGTCCTCCGTCAACCGGTCGATCACGCCGGCGATGGACGCGCTCGTCGCGCGGGCGCTGAAGAAGAACCCGAACGAGCGGTTCCCCAGCGCCGCCGCCATGCGCGACGAGTGCCTGCGCGTGCTGTCCGCCGGGCGGGCCGGCGCGCCGGTGATCGTCCCGGGCGCCCCGGTCAGCAGCGGCGCGGGCGTCGGCTCGACGGTGTTCCCGCCGCTGGACCAGTCGCACGCGGACCCTGCGGCGCAGGGCGTCCGGACGCCGTACCAGGCACCGGCGCCGAGCCCGTACGGGCCGCCGACCCCGGCCCCCGCGCCGGCGCCGGCGGCGTACGGCTACCCGCACCAGCCGACGGCCCCGGCGCCCGCCTACCAGACGTCCGCCCCCTACCAGCCGGCGGCGACCGGCGGTGCCGGGGACGGGGGCGGCCGTCGGAACACGCCGCTGCTCGTGGGCGCGATCGTGGCCGCGCTGGTGGCGGTCGGCGGGACGATCACCGCGCTCGCCTTCGACAAGGAGGACCCGTCGGGCACGACGGTGGCGGGTACGCAGCCGAGCGCCGGCGCCGGTACCGGTACCGAGGGCGCCGACTACAAGGGCCCCGACCTCAGCAAGCGCATCGAGACCAAGGAGTGCACGGATCCCGGCGAGGGCGACGACCCGGAGAAGTTCAAGGTCCCGGACTTCCGGTACCGGAACATCACCTCGGTCAAGGAGTGCATCCAGGCGGCCGGCTGGAAGATCACCAAGGAGATCCGGGTGGACGAGAACGTCTACGGCGACGGGACGGTCCTCACCCAGTACCCGCCGCAGGACACCGAGATCAACGCGGACGAGGCCGGCTTCACGCTGGAGGTCTCCACGGGCCGCGGCCAGCGGTAG
- the pdhA gene encoding pyruvate dehydrogenase (acetyl-transferring) E1 component subunit alpha yields the protein MTVDSTAARQPRRSSGTSSGAKAAAGGATKRAARAKKPRSSDSEPPLVQLLTPEGERVQHPEYDVDLTAEELRGLYRDMLMTRRFDGEATALQRQGELGLWASLLGQEAAQIGSGRALRDDDYVFPTYREHGVAWCRGVDPTNLLGMFRGVNNGGWDPNGNNFHLYTIVLGSQTLHATGYAMGIAKDGADSAVIAYFGDGASSQGDVNESFVFSAVYNAPVVFFCQNNQWAISEPIEKQTRVPLYQRAHGFGFPGVRVDGNDVLACLAVTRSALERARRGEGPTLIEAFTYRMAAHTTSDDPTRYRHDDERAAWEAKDPILRLRRHLEAQGHADASWFEELEAESEALGRHVREVVRAMPVPEHMAMFDNVYADGHALVDEERAQFAAYQASFANGEGE from the coding sequence GTGACCGTGGACAGCACTGCCGCGCGCCAGCCGCGACGCAGCAGCGGCACCAGCAGCGGCGCCAAAGCCGCTGCGGGCGGTGCCACCAAGCGCGCCGCGCGCGCGAAGAAGCCGCGGAGTTCCGACTCCGAGCCGCCGCTCGTACAGCTGCTGACGCCCGAGGGCGAACGCGTCCAGCATCCCGAGTACGACGTCGACCTGACCGCCGAGGAGCTGCGCGGCCTGTACCGCGACATGCTGATGACCCGCCGTTTCGACGGCGAGGCCACGGCGCTCCAGCGCCAGGGCGAGCTGGGCCTGTGGGCCTCGCTGCTCGGCCAGGAGGCGGCGCAGATCGGCTCCGGCCGGGCCCTGCGCGACGACGACTACGTCTTCCCGACCTACCGCGAGCACGGCGTCGCCTGGTGCCGCGGGGTCGACCCGACGAACCTCCTCGGAATGTTCCGCGGGGTGAACAACGGCGGCTGGGACCCCAACGGCAACAATTTCCACCTGTACACGATCGTCCTCGGCTCGCAGACCCTGCACGCCACCGGTTACGCCATGGGCATCGCCAAGGACGGCGCGGACTCCGCCGTGATCGCGTACTTCGGGGACGGCGCCTCCAGCCAGGGCGACGTCAACGAGTCGTTCGTCTTCTCCGCCGTCTACAACGCCCCGGTCGTGTTCTTCTGCCAGAACAACCAGTGGGCCATCTCCGAACCCATCGAGAAGCAGACCCGCGTCCCGCTCTACCAGCGCGCCCACGGCTTCGGCTTCCCCGGCGTCCGCGTCGACGGCAACGACGTCCTGGCCTGTCTCGCGGTCACCCGCTCCGCCCTGGAGCGCGCCCGCCGCGGCGAGGGCCCGACGCTCATCGAGGCGTTCACCTACCGCATGGCCGCCCACACCACCTCCGACGACCCGACCCGCTACCGGCACGACGACGAGCGGGCCGCCTGGGAGGCGAAGGACCCGATCCTGCGCCTGCGCCGCCACCTGGAGGCCCAGGGCCACGCCGACGCGTCCTGGTTCGAGGAGCTGGAGGCGGAGAGCGAGGCCCTCGGCAGGCACGTCCGCGAGGTCGTCCGCGCCATGCCCGTGCCGGAGCACATGGCGATGTTCGACAACGTGTACGCGGACGGGCACGCGCTCGTCGACGAGGAGCGCGCGCAGTTCGCCGCCTACCAGGCGTCCTTCGCGAACGGAGAGGGCGAGTAG
- a CDS encoding alpha-ketoacid dehydrogenase subunit beta → MAVQKLPLAKALNESLRTALEADPKVVVMGLDVGKLGGVFRITDGLQKDFGEDRVIDTPLAESGIVGTAIGLALRGYRPVVEIQFDGFVFPAYDQIVTQLAKMRARSLGTVKVPVVVRIPYGGGIGAVEHHSESPESLFAHVAGLKVVTPATPSDAYWMLQQAIQSDDPVIFFEPKRRYWDKGEVDTEAIPGELHEARVAREGTDLTLVAYGPMVKTCLEAAAAAAEEGRSIEVVDLRSISPIDFDTLQASVEKTRRMVVVHEAPVFFGSGAEIAARITERCFYHLEAPVLRVGGYHAPYPPARLEEEYLPGLDRVLDAVDRALAY, encoded by the coding sequence ATGGCTGTCCAGAAGCTTCCCCTCGCGAAGGCGCTCAACGAGTCGCTGCGCACGGCCCTGGAGGCCGACCCCAAGGTCGTCGTCATGGGCCTGGACGTCGGCAAGCTCGGCGGCGTCTTCCGGATCACCGACGGTCTGCAGAAGGACTTCGGCGAGGACCGGGTCATCGACACCCCGCTCGCCGAGTCCGGCATCGTGGGCACCGCCATCGGCCTCGCGCTGCGCGGCTACCGGCCGGTCGTGGAGATCCAGTTCGACGGATTCGTCTTCCCGGCGTACGACCAGATCGTCACGCAGCTCGCGAAGATGCGGGCCCGCTCGCTCGGCACGGTGAAGGTGCCGGTCGTCGTCCGCATCCCGTACGGCGGCGGCATCGGCGCCGTCGAGCACCACTCCGAGTCGCCCGAGTCGCTCTTCGCGCACGTCGCGGGCCTCAAGGTCGTCACCCCGGCGACCCCCTCCGACGCCTACTGGATGCTCCAGCAGGCGATCCAGAGCGACGACCCGGTCATCTTCTTCGAGCCCAAGCGCCGCTACTGGGACAAGGGCGAGGTCGACACCGAGGCCATCCCCGGCGAGCTGCACGAGGCCCGGGTCGCCCGCGAGGGCACGGACCTCACCCTCGTCGCCTACGGCCCGATGGTGAAGACCTGCCTGGAGGCGGCCGCGGCCGCCGCCGAGGAGGGCCGGTCGATCGAGGTCGTGGACCTGCGCTCGATCTCCCCGATCGACTTCGACACCCTCCAGGCCTCGGTCGAGAAGACCCGCCGCATGGTCGTCGTCCACGAGGCCCCGGTCTTCTTCGGCTCCGGCGCGGAGATCGCCGCCCGGATCACCGAGCGGTGCTTCTACCACCTGGAGGCCCCGGTGCTGCGGGTGGGCGGGTACCACGCGCCGTACCCGCCGGCCCGGCTGGAGGAGGAGTACCTGCCGGGTCTGGACCGGGTGCTCGACGCCGTCGACCGCGCGCTGGCGTACTGA
- a CDS encoding dihydrolipoamide acetyltransferase family protein, with protein MPDVGEGLTEAEILKWYVQPGDTVTDGQAVCEVETAKAAVELPCPFDGVVHELRFPEGTTVDVGEVIISVNVGGDAPEAPAPAPAAAPAPEEAGDEPQGRQPVLVGYGVAASSTRRRPRRQEPATAPAPAARAAVQGELNGHAPAPVAPAPQARPLAKPPVRKLARDLGVDLATVVPTGPGGIVTREDVHKAAAPAQAPAPAAADEARSAPAAAPADAPAAAGARETRVPIKGVRKATAQAMVGSAFTAPHVTEFITVDVTRTMRLVEELKTDKDMAGLRVNPLLLVAKALLVAIRRNPEINAAWDEAAQEIVVKHYVNLGIAAATPRGLIVPNVKDAHAKTLPELASALGELVATAREGRTTPAAMQGGTVTITNVGVFGVDTGTPILNPGESAILAVGAIKLQPWVHKGKVKPRHVTTLALSFDHRLVDGELGSKVLADIAAVLEDPRRLITWG; from the coding sequence ATGCCGGACGTCGGCGAGGGTCTCACCGAGGCCGAGATCCTCAAGTGGTACGTCCAGCCCGGTGACACCGTCACGGACGGGCAGGCCGTCTGCGAGGTCGAGACGGCGAAGGCGGCCGTGGAACTGCCGTGCCCGTTCGACGGGGTGGTGCACGAGCTGCGCTTCCCCGAGGGCACGACGGTCGACGTCGGCGAGGTCATCATCTCCGTGAACGTGGGCGGGGACGCGCCGGAGGCCCCCGCCCCGGCCCCGGCCGCCGCCCCCGCCCCGGAGGAGGCCGGGGACGAGCCGCAGGGCCGCCAGCCGGTCCTGGTCGGCTACGGCGTGGCCGCGTCGTCCACCAGGCGGCGCCCGCGCCGGCAGGAGCCCGCCACCGCTCCCGCCCCCGCCGCCCGCGCGGCGGTCCAGGGCGAGCTGAACGGCCACGCCCCCGCCCCGGTGGCGCCCGCCCCGCAGGCCCGCCCGCTGGCCAAGCCGCCCGTCCGGAAGCTGGCCAGGGACCTGGGCGTGGACCTGGCGACGGTCGTCCCGACCGGCCCCGGCGGGATCGTCACGCGCGAGGACGTCCACAAGGCGGCCGCCCCCGCGCAGGCCCCGGCCCCCGCGGCGGCCGACGAGGCGCGGTCCGCGCCCGCCGCCGCCCCGGCGGACGCGCCGGCCGCGGCCGGCGCGCGGGAGACCCGCGTCCCGATCAAGGGCGTGCGGAAGGCCACGGCGCAGGCCATGGTCGGGTCGGCGTTCACCGCGCCGCACGTCACCGAGTTCATCACGGTCGACGTGACCCGCACCATGCGGCTCGTCGAGGAGCTGAAGACGGACAAGGACATGGCGGGGCTGCGGGTGAACCCGCTGCTGCTGGTCGCCAAGGCCCTGCTCGTCGCGATCCGCCGCAACCCGGAGATCAACGCCGCCTGGGACGAGGCTGCCCAGGAGATCGTGGTCAAGCACTACGTCAACCTGGGCATCGCCGCCGCCACCCCGCGCGGCCTGATCGTGCCGAACGTCAAGGACGCCCACGCCAAGACGCTCCCGGAGCTGGCGTCGGCGCTCGGCGAGCTGGTCGCCACCGCCCGCGAGGGCAGGACGACCCCGGCGGCCATGCAGGGCGGCACGGTGACCATCACCAACGTCGGCGTCTTCGGCGTCGACACCGGCACGCCGATCCTCAACCCCGGCGAGTCGGCGATCCTCGCGGTCGGCGCGATCAAGCTCCAGCCGTGGGTGCACAAGGGCAAGGTCAAGCCGCGCCACGTCACGACGCTGGCGCTCTCCTTCGACCACCGGCTCGTCGACGGCGAGCTGGGCTCGAAGGTCCTGGCCGACATCGCGGCCGTCCTGGAGGACCCCAGGCGCCTGATCACCTGGGGGTGA
- a CDS encoding GntR family transcriptional regulator codes for MPSAAHPPPPAAARVHTHVREAVLDRRFEGGTLLTEGQLAQAVGVSRTPVREALLRLETEGLLKLYPKKGALVLAVSAQEVSDVVETRLLVEEFAVRRAVPAPAPLLARLEELLAEQRRHAREGDLRSLAASDRRFHAEIVRHAGNRILSNLYDRLRDRQLRMGVAVMEAHPDRVAKNIAEHAGILAALRDGDAEGAVRRVRAHTGRVRTLLRGEDR; via the coding sequence ATGCCATCCGCCGCGCACCCGCCCCCGCCCGCCGCCGCACGGGTCCACACCCACGTCAGGGAAGCGGTCCTCGACCGCCGCTTCGAGGGCGGGACGCTCCTCACCGAGGGGCAGCTGGCGCAAGCCGTGGGGGTCTCCCGCACCCCCGTGCGCGAGGCGCTGCTGAGGCTGGAGACGGAGGGGCTGCTCAAGCTCTACCCCAAGAAGGGCGCCCTGGTCCTCGCCGTCTCCGCGCAGGAGGTCTCCGACGTCGTGGAGACGCGGCTGCTCGTCGAGGAGTTCGCCGTCCGCAGGGCCGTACCGGCGCCCGCGCCGCTCCTGGCGCGACTGGAGGAACTCCTCGCCGAGCAGCGGCGCCACGCGCGCGAGGGGGACCTCCGGTCGCTGGCCGCGTCGGACCGCCGCTTCCACGCGGAGATCGTCCGCCACGCCGGCAACCGGATCCTGTCGAACCTGTACGACCGGCTGAGGGACCGTCAGCTCCGCATGGGGGTCGCCGTGATGGAGGCCCACCCGGACCGCGTCGCGAAGAACATCGCCGAGCACGCCGGGATCCTGGCGGCGCTGCGCGACGGCGACGCCGAGGGCGCGGTGCGCCGCGTTCGCGCCCACACCGGCAGGGTGAGGACCCTGCTCCGGGGCGAGGACCGGTGA
- a CDS encoding maleylpyruvate isomerase family mycothiol-dependent enzyme: MTVHPSLQTYADAWTHSIEAVAELVQPLVEGEWNRATPCPGWSVRDIVSHIIGMECEMLGDPRPIHSLPRDLYHVRGDFARYMEVPVDVRRHHTAPEMTAELEYVMIRRARMLRNENRSPDALVRAPLGAEQSLEVAYRMRAFDVWVHEQDLRAALGEPGNLDSPGAYVARDNLLAILPKVVAKDAGAPPNTAVVFDVSGPVEFLRTVRVDAEGRGRVDGAPSLGPAVTLATDWETYVRLACGRVRPAAVADRVKVEGDEDLAGAILAHFAVTP; the protein is encoded by the coding sequence GTGACCGTCCATCCCAGCCTCCAGACCTACGCCGACGCCTGGACCCACTCCATCGAGGCCGTGGCCGAGCTGGTGCAGCCGCTCGTCGAGGGCGAGTGGAACCGCGCCACCCCGTGTCCCGGCTGGTCGGTCCGGGACATCGTCTCCCACATCATCGGCATGGAGTGCGAGATGCTGGGCGATCCGCGCCCGATTCACTCCCTGCCCCGCGACCTGTACCACGTGCGCGGCGACTTCGCGCGCTACATGGAGGTGCCGGTCGACGTGCGGCGGCACCACACGGCGCCGGAGATGACGGCCGAGCTGGAGTACGTCATGATCCGCCGCGCCCGCATGCTGCGCAACGAGAACCGCTCCCCCGACGCGCTGGTGCGCGCCCCGCTGGGTGCCGAGCAGAGCCTCGAAGTGGCGTACCGGATGCGGGCCTTCGACGTGTGGGTGCACGAGCAGGACCTGCGCGCGGCGCTCGGCGAGCCCGGCAACCTCGACTCCCCCGGCGCGTACGTCGCGCGGGACAACCTGCTGGCCATCCTGCCGAAGGTCGTCGCGAAGGACGCGGGAGCCCCGCCGAACACGGCCGTGGTCTTCGACGTGAGCGGCCCCGTCGAGTTCCTGCGGACGGTCCGCGTCGACGCGGAGGGGCGCGGCAGGGTCGACGGGGCGCCGTCGCTGGGCCCGGCCGTGACGCTGGCGACGGACTGGGAGACGTACGTGCGCCTCGCCTGCGGCCGGGTGCGTCCCGCCGCGGTCGCCGACCGCGTCAAGGTGGAGGGCGACGAGGACCTGGCCGGCGCCATCCTGGCCCACTTCGCCGTCACGCCGTAG
- a CDS encoding carbon-nitrogen family hydrolase, with protein MRASLIQIAVNPDETADARRRRAAALVREESASDLVVLPELWPVGAFAYEAFAADAEPLRGPTYEAMAAAAAEARVWLHAGSLVERDGDALYNTSLVFSPDGGLARTYRKIHRFGFDQGEAVLMSAGRELAVAPFPELPFGLATCYDLRFPELFRGLVDAGAAAFVVPAGWPARRRGHWSLLARARAVENQAYVLACGTAGTHAGVEQAGHSVVVDPWGEVLAEAGPGEEVLVVDLDPARVAATREQFPALRDRVLGVTAPGRPEGGSR; from the coding sequence GTGCGCGCCTCTCTGATCCAGATTGCGGTCAACCCGGACGAAACGGCGGACGCGCGCCGACGGCGCGCCGCCGCGCTCGTACGGGAGGAGTCGGCGTCGGACCTGGTGGTCCTGCCGGAGCTGTGGCCGGTCGGCGCCTTCGCCTACGAGGCGTTCGCGGCGGACGCGGAACCGCTGCGGGGGCCGACGTACGAGGCGATGGCGGCCGCGGCCGCGGAGGCGCGGGTGTGGCTGCACGCCGGCTCCCTCGTCGAGCGCGACGGGGACGCGCTCTACAACACGTCGCTGGTCTTCTCCCCCGACGGGGGGCTCGCGCGGACGTACCGCAAGATCCACCGGTTCGGGTTCGACCAGGGCGAGGCGGTGCTGATGTCGGCGGGCCGCGAGCTCGCCGTCGCGCCGTTCCCGGAACTGCCGTTCGGGTTGGCGACCTGCTACGACCTGCGGTTCCCCGAGCTGTTCCGGGGGCTGGTGGACGCGGGGGCCGCGGCGTTCGTCGTCCCGGCGGGGTGGCCCGCCCGGCGGCGCGGGCACTGGTCGCTGCTGGCGCGGGCCCGGGCGGTGGAGAACCAGGCGTACGTGCTGGCGTGCGGGACGGCCGGGACGCACGCGGGGGTCGAGCAGGCGGGGCACAGCGTGGTCGTGGACCCCTGGGGCGAGGTCCTGGCGGAGGCGGGCCCCGGGGAGGAGGTCCTGGTCGTGGACCTCGACCCCGCGCGGGTCGCGGCGACCAGGGAGCAGTTCCCCGCCCTGAGGGACCGCGTGCTGGGCGTCACGGCACCGGGCCGGCCGGAGGGCGGGAGCCGGTAG
- a CDS encoding NHL domain-containing thioredoxin family protein, which yields MNESVSASRRVRVRAPELVGEGGWLNTGGASYRLADLRGRIVILDFWTFCCINCLHVLDELRELEERHRDTVVVIGVHSPKFVHEADHRAVVDAVERYGVEHPVLDDPGLVTWKQYAVRAWPTLVVIDPEGYVVAQHAGEGHAKAIGTLVAELEAEHGAKGTLRRGDGPYVPPEPVATHLRFPGKALVLDSGNLLVSDTTRHRLVELAPDGETVVRRYGDGRRGLADGPAESARFSEPQGMCALPDGRIAVADTVNHALRALDPATGEVSTLAGTGAQWMQGSPTSGPAREVALSSPWDVAWWRDRVWIAMAGVHQLWAYDPEAGTVEVAAGTTNEGLVDGPAGEAWFAQPSGLAAAGDRLWVADSETSAVRWVDPGGAVHTAVGTGLFDFGHRDGAAGQALLQHPLGVTALPDGSVAVCDTYNHALRRYDPGTGEVTTLATDLREPSDAVLVGEDLVVVESARHRLTRLRLPEEAVQVDAVAHRTQREATVIAPGTLRLDVVFRAPTGQKLDDRYGPSTRLLVSSTPPELLADGAGGGTDLFRELKLDPSVTEGVLHVSAMAASCDDDPENAYPACHVHQQDWGVPVRVEEGGAARLPLILAGLDEA from the coding sequence ATGAACGAAAGCGTTTCCGCGTCTCGGCGCGTTCGGGTACGAGCTCCTGAGCTGGTGGGCGAGGGGGGCTGGCTCAACACGGGCGGGGCCTCGTACCGCCTCGCCGACCTGCGGGGGCGTATCGTCATCCTCGACTTCTGGACCTTCTGCTGCATCAACTGCCTGCACGTCCTGGATGAACTGCGGGAGCTGGAGGAGAGGCACCGCGACACCGTGGTGGTCATCGGCGTGCACTCGCCGAAGTTCGTGCACGAGGCCGACCACCGGGCCGTCGTCGACGCCGTCGAGCGGTACGGGGTCGAGCACCCCGTGCTGGACGACCCGGGGCTGGTGACCTGGAAGCAGTACGCCGTGCGGGCCTGGCCGACCCTGGTCGTGATCGACCCGGAGGGGTACGTCGTCGCCCAGCACGCCGGCGAGGGCCACGCGAAGGCCATCGGGACGCTGGTCGCCGAGCTGGAGGCCGAGCACGGGGCGAAGGGCACACTGCGGCGCGGTGACGGCCCGTACGTGCCGCCGGAGCCGGTCGCCACGCACCTGCGCTTCCCCGGCAAGGCCCTCGTCCTGGACTCCGGCAACCTCCTGGTCTCCGACACCACCCGGCACCGCCTCGTCGAGCTGGCCCCGGACGGCGAGACGGTGGTGCGCCGGTACGGCGACGGGCGGCGCGGCCTGGCCGACGGCCCGGCGGAGTCGGCCCGGTTCAGCGAGCCGCAGGGGATGTGCGCGCTGCCGGACGGGCGGATCGCCGTCGCGGACACCGTCAACCACGCGCTGCGCGCCCTGGACCCGGCGACCGGCGAGGTGTCGACGCTCGCGGGGACCGGCGCCCAGTGGATGCAGGGCTCCCCCACCTCGGGTCCGGCCCGCGAGGTCGCCCTGTCCTCGCCGTGGGACGTGGCGTGGTGGCGGGACCGCGTGTGGATCGCGATGGCCGGCGTCCACCAGCTGTGGGCCTACGACCCGGAGGCGGGGACCGTGGAGGTCGCCGCCGGGACGACCAACGAGGGCCTGGTCGACGGCCCGGCCGGCGAGGCGTGGTTCGCGCAGCCGTCCGGACTGGCGGCGGCCGGGGACCGGCTGTGGGTCGCGGACTCGGAGACCAGCGCCGTGCGCTGGGTCGACCCCGGGGGCGCCGTCCACACGGCCGTCGGCACCGGCCTGTTCGACTTCGGGCACCGGGACGGCGCCGCCGGCCAGGCGCTGCTGCAGCACCCGCTGGGCGTCACCGCCCTGCCGGACGGCTCGGTCGCGGTCTGCGACACGTACAACCACGCGCTGCGCCGCTACGACCCGGGGACCGGCGAGGTCACGACCCTCGCGACGGACCTGCGGGAGCCGAGCGACGCGGTCCTCGTCGGCGAGGACCTGGTGGTCGTGGAGTCGGCGCGGCACCGGTTGACGCGGCTTCGGCTGCCGGAGGAGGCGGTGCAGGTCGACGCGGTGGCGCACCGCACCCAGCGGGAGGCGACGGTGATCGCGCCCGGCACGCTCCGGCTGGACGTGGTGTTCCGCGCGCCGACCGGGCAGAAGCTGGACGACCGGTACGGGCCGTCGACGCGGCTGCTGGTCTCCTCGACGCCGCCGGAGCTGCTGGCGGACGGCGCGGGCGGCGGCACGGACCTGTTCCGGGAACTGAAGCTGGACCCGTCGGTGACCGAGGGCGTCCTGCACGTCTCGGCGATGGCCGCCTCCTGCGACGACGACCCGGAGAACGCGTACCCCGCGTGCCACGTGCACCAGCAGGACTGGGGCGTCCCGGTGCGGGTCGAGGAGGGCGGCGCCGCGCGCCTGCCCCTCATCCTGGCCGGACTCGACGAGGCGTAG